One region of Oxalobacteraceae bacterium OTU3CAMAD1 genomic DNA includes:
- a CDS encoding TonB-dependent siderophore receptor, protein MHTPNLKLSPFALAAMLMAGAAGAQGQTATGAAADVAEGKIQTVVISASADASADGLTKDYAGGQVARGGRLGLLGNVDMMDTPFNTLNFTQAVIQDQQARSVADVLQNDPSVRVARGFGNYQELYVIRGFPVNSDDLAYNGLFGLLPRQFVASELLERVEVLRGANSFINGAAPGGGGVGGSINLLPKRASNNPLTQLTVGVDSGGQGYGAIDIGRRFGENGNTGIRVNAVRRDGDTPVDGEKRELSVASVGIDFQGRGFRLSADVGYQNHNLRGARPSVTVSQGVALPSAPDSDSNWAQKWTHSKERDTFGTLRGEVDLAKDTVAWAALGARSGDESNIIAEPTVGGTGGAASMYRFDNVRHDSVRTGEIGVRTRLRTGAIGHSLSATASGFWTESRNAYAFSNFAGFATSIFNPVDVAAPVADFFTGGVLNDPKRVSKSILSSYALADTLSMLDDKVLLTVGVRHQSIKSESYNYDSGASESHYDRSKVTPMAGVVYRPVKAVSLYANYTEGLQQGPIASGNIDNIGETFAPFVSKQKEIGVKYDVGTVGASAAVFSTTQPSAYVENRIFGVFGEQRNRGLEMTVFGVPTRGLRVLGGLTLLDAEQRVTASGVNQGNDVIGVPKTQLNIGAEWDVPGVRGLNLNARALYTSSQYADGANLQELPAWSRLDIGASYVATIADRKVTLRARIDNVADKSYWASAGGYPGSGYLVLGSPRTAVLSATVDF, encoded by the coding sequence CAAGGCCAAACCGCCACAGGAGCGGCGGCCGATGTCGCCGAGGGCAAAATCCAGACCGTGGTCATCAGCGCCTCGGCGGATGCGTCGGCCGACGGCTTGACCAAGGATTACGCCGGCGGCCAGGTCGCGCGCGGCGGCCGTCTCGGCCTGCTGGGCAATGTGGACATGATGGATACGCCGTTTAATACGCTCAACTTCACCCAGGCCGTGATCCAGGACCAGCAGGCGCGCAGCGTCGCCGACGTGCTGCAGAATGACCCGTCGGTGCGCGTCGCGCGCGGGTTCGGCAACTACCAGGAGCTGTATGTGATTCGCGGCTTCCCGGTCAACTCCGACGACCTGGCGTACAACGGTTTATTCGGCCTGCTGCCGCGCCAGTTCGTCGCCTCCGAACTGCTCGAACGCGTGGAAGTGCTGCGCGGCGCGAACTCCTTCATCAACGGCGCGGCGCCGGGCGGCGGTGGCGTGGGCGGCTCGATTAACCTGCTGCCCAAGCGCGCCAGCAATAACCCGCTGACGCAGCTGACGGTCGGCGTCGATAGCGGCGGCCAGGGTTACGGCGCGATCGACATCGGCCGCCGCTTCGGCGAGAACGGCAACACCGGTATCCGCGTCAACGCGGTGCGCCGCGACGGCGACACGCCCGTCGACGGCGAGAAGCGCGAGTTGTCGGTAGCCTCCGTCGGCATCGACTTCCAGGGACGCGGCTTCCGCCTGTCGGCCGATGTCGGTTACCAGAACCACAATCTGCGAGGCGCGCGCCCGAGCGTGACCGTCAGCCAGGGCGTCGCCCTGCCCTCCGCGCCTGACTCGGACAGCAACTGGGCACAGAAATGGACCCACTCGAAGGAGCGCGACACCTTCGGCACCTTGCGCGGCGAGGTCGATCTGGCCAAGGACACGGTGGCGTGGGCCGCGCTGGGCGCGCGCAGCGGCGACGAGTCCAACATCATCGCCGAACCGACCGTCGGCGGCACCGGCGGCGCGGCCAGCATGTACCGCTTCGACAATGTGCGCCACGACAGCGTGCGCACCGGCGAGATCGGCGTGCGCACCAGGCTGCGCACCGGCGCCATCGGCCATAGCCTGAGCGCGACCGCGTCGGGGTTCTGGACGGAGTCGCGCAACGCATACGCCTTCAGTAACTTCGCCGGCTTCGCGACCAGCATCTTCAATCCGGTCGATGTGGCGGCGCCGGTTGCCGATTTCTTCACCGGTGGTGTTTTGAACGATCCGAAGCGCGTTTCTAAGTCCATCCTTTCCAGCTACGCGCTGGCGGACACGCTGTCCATGCTGGACGACAAGGTGCTGCTGACGGTCGGCGTGCGGCATCAGTCGATCAAGTCGGAGAGCTATAACTACGACTCCGGCGCTTCGGAGTCGCACTACGACCGCAGCAAAGTCACACCGATGGCCGGCGTCGTTTACCGTCCGGTGAAAGCGGTGTCGCTCTACGCGAACTACACTGAGGGGCTGCAGCAGGGGCCCATCGCTTCCGGGAACATCGACAACATCGGCGAGACGTTCGCACCGTTTGTCTCGAAGCAGAAAGAAATCGGCGTGAAGTACGATGTCGGCACCGTGGGCGCCAGCGCGGCGGTGTTCAGCACCACGCAGCCATCGGCGTATGTGGAGAACAGGATCTTCGGCGTATTCGGCGAACAGCGCAATCGCGGTCTGGAGATGACCGTGTTCGGCGTGCCGACGCGCGGCCTGCGCGTGCTGGGCGGCTTGACTTTGCTCGACGCCGAGCAGCGCGTCACCGCCAGCGGCGTCAATCAAGGCAACGACGTGATCGGCGTGCCGAAGACGCAGCTGAACATCGGCGCGGAGTGGGATGTGCCGGGCGTGCGCGGTTTGAACCTGAATGCGCGGGCGCTGTACACGTCATCGCAGTATGCCGATGGTGCGAATCTGCAGGAGCTGCCGGCGTGGAGCCGGCTGGACATCGGCGCGAGCTATGTCGCCACCATCGCGGATCGCAAGGTCACGCTCCGCGCACGGATCGACAACGTCGCGGACAAGAGCTACTGGGCGTCGGCCGGCGGCTATCCGGGTTCGGGCTACCTGGTGCTTGGTTCGCCGCGTACGGCCGTGTTGTCGGCGACAGTGGATTTTTGA
- a CDS encoding PQQ-dependent sugar dehydrogenase yields the protein MNMSMLGLATTFSLTLLAFAAAPATANAQASASATGSLPFEVKPVGTFKSPWAMAFLPDGNLLVTQKEGAMILFDPATGTKRTVSGTPAVSSKDQGALMDIVAAPDFAVSKLLYFSYAEPASGGSSRVVLATATLDQAGGTLKDTKAIFRGQDASTGGHYSGRIGFSPDGKYLFFTSGDRQLLDPAQDPKSTLGKVLRLNLDGTPAAGNPLAAKGFHAAVWSYGHRNLLGIAFDRQERLWEMEMGPRHGDEINLIKPGLNYGWPKASNGSHYDGRDIPDHAPGDGFEAPKVSWNPAISPGGLAYYDADLFPKWKNSLFITGLSGKSLDRITLDGENASKVDHWDMGERIRAVRTGPDGALWLLEDGPRGRLLMLTPKR from the coding sequence ATGAATATGAGCATGCTCGGCCTTGCCACCACTTTCTCGCTCACCCTGCTCGCGTTCGCCGCCGCCCCGGCAACCGCGAACGCGCAGGCCAGTGCATCCGCGACCGGCAGCCTGCCTTTCGAGGTCAAGCCGGTGGGCACATTCAAGAGCCCATGGGCCATGGCATTCCTGCCCGACGGCAACCTGCTGGTTACGCAAAAGGAGGGGGCGATGATTTTGTTCGATCCCGCTACCGGTACCAAGCGGACAGTGTCCGGCACACCCGCCGTCAGCAGCAAGGACCAGGGTGCGCTCATGGACATCGTGGCCGCTCCCGATTTCGCGGTCAGCAAGCTGCTCTACTTCAGCTACGCCGAGCCGGCCTCCGGTGGCAGTAGCCGGGTCGTGCTCGCCACCGCGACATTGGATCAGGCAGGCGGAACGCTTAAGGATACAAAGGCCATTTTCCGCGGCCAGGATGCTTCGACTGGCGGGCACTATTCGGGCCGTATCGGCTTTTCGCCTGATGGCAAGTATCTCTTCTTCACGAGTGGCGACCGCCAGCTTCTCGATCCGGCGCAGGACCCCAAGTCGACGCTCGGCAAGGTGCTGCGCCTGAACCTCGACGGCACGCCGGCCGCCGGTAATCCGCTCGCAGCCAAGGGCTTCCATGCAGCCGTCTGGTCGTATGGCCACCGCAACCTGCTGGGCATCGCCTTCGACAGGCAGGAGCGCTTGTGGGAAATGGAGATGGGGCCGCGCCATGGCGACGAGATCAACCTGATCAAGCCAGGCCTCAACTATGGCTGGCCGAAGGCATCGAACGGCAGTCACTATGACGGCCGGGACATCCCCGACCACGCGCCCGGCGACGGCTTCGAGGCCCCGAAAGTTTCCTGGAATCCGGCCATTTCACCAGGCGGCCTCGCCTACTACGATGCGGACCTGTTCCCGAAGTGGAAAAACTCCCTCTTCATCACCGGTCTCTCGGGCAAGTCGCTGGACCGCATCACGCTCGACGGTGAGAACGCCAGCAAGGTGGACCATTGGGACATGGGCGAACGAATCCGCGCCGTGCGCACCGGGCCGGATGGCGCGCTATGGCTGCTGGAAGACGGTCCGCGCGGCCGGCTGCTGATGCTGACACCGAAGAGGTAG
- a CDS encoding tetratricopeptide repeat protein, whose product MTIAKYVFTLLIAIALLPAGASVSEPKQNVVESSQNSATIVIKGVRDPSTWFRIESQHLIVYSDSDPEQAVQLVKNLERLDYVLRLYLRPFLIRQPDLPKLTLYFQDRVNWTAELGEFPVETVGLVDSCVSGTQVFTFGRGRMWESNNASLLTDNVDFTLSAILTLYSENFLYRHTEIRGPEWFLQGFKFYFGGARFTDNQMAIGHAAGTTAESMKLLDYSQGRLYFLTYDEVLRKDMSQDFFSRMKKTEIGTDAYLAQAEFQSRAFNLVHYMLSTAENRDKMARYLELMNNGSDGGAAFADLFGLSGMKLNATMWHYRRVLMKVIKVDFPELPMARIDFTRLSRVEGDFVLDNAALKACPSPDNGGKLLRRVRAAAAAAHAVDFAQITMSRAEIEWGDPRDAIPYLTDALRHDSRNVELHYLLGLAHLKLAKNAVGDKREQLAEARTSLTEAALLAPGTPWISYALFHVGIMDSETPPEKTMDLASKAWRQGHDVAAFARAAALAYAWLGDSASAYRALNTLAKNDHDPNSAAWAVQWLKLFEKGVTRDHLLTALRDEPLASPGFRRMYGDAR is encoded by the coding sequence GTGACCATTGCCAAGTATGTATTTACCCTGCTCATCGCAATTGCACTCCTGCCCGCTGGCGCATCTGTGAGCGAGCCAAAACAAAATGTGGTCGAGAGCAGCCAGAATTCCGCCACCATTGTTATCAAGGGGGTGCGCGATCCATCGACGTGGTTCCGGATCGAGAGCCAGCACCTAATCGTTTATTCTGACAGCGATCCCGAACAGGCCGTCCAACTGGTGAAGAACCTGGAGCGGCTGGACTATGTGCTGCGGCTGTACCTGCGACCATTCCTTATTCGGCAGCCTGACTTGCCTAAGCTCACCTTGTACTTTCAGGACCGGGTCAACTGGACCGCGGAACTCGGTGAATTCCCTGTCGAGACCGTTGGCTTGGTTGACAGCTGCGTATCCGGCACCCAGGTTTTCACGTTCGGCCGGGGGCGGATGTGGGAGTCGAATAATGCGTCGCTGTTGACGGACAATGTTGATTTCACGCTGTCGGCTATTCTCACTTTATACAGCGAGAATTTTTTGTACCGCCACACCGAGATTCGGGGGCCAGAGTGGTTCCTCCAGGGTTTTAAATTTTATTTCGGGGGAGCGCGATTCACAGACAACCAGATGGCGATCGGCCATGCCGCCGGTACGACCGCCGAATCGATGAAGTTGCTCGATTACAGCCAAGGACGCCTGTATTTCCTCACCTACGACGAAGTGTTGCGTAAGGACATGTCGCAGGATTTTTTCAGCCGCATGAAGAAAACCGAAATAGGTACTGACGCATATCTGGCGCAAGCTGAATTTCAGTCCCGGGCGTTCAATCTAGTGCACTACATGCTTTCAACTGCGGAAAACCGCGACAAGATGGCGCGGTATCTAGAGCTGATGAATAACGGCAGCGACGGGGGAGCGGCGTTTGCAGACTTGTTTGGCCTGTCAGGCATGAAACTGAACGCGACAATGTGGCATTACCGGCGAGTGCTCATGAAGGTCATCAAGGTCGATTTTCCCGAACTGCCCATGGCTCGTATCGACTTTACCCGCCTAAGCCGAGTCGAGGGCGACTTCGTTCTTGACAATGCAGCGCTGAAAGCTTGCCCCTCTCCCGACAATGGCGGGAAGCTGCTGCGACGCGTGCGCGCTGCGGCGGCAGCGGCACATGCTGTTGATTTTGCCCAGATCACCATGAGCCGTGCTGAGATCGAGTGGGGTGATCCGCGCGACGCGATCCCCTACCTGACGGACGCCCTGCGCCACGATTCTCGCAACGTGGAACTTCATTATCTGCTGGGCCTGGCTCACCTGAAACTGGCGAAAAACGCGGTGGGAGACAAACGGGAGCAACTTGCGGAAGCCCGCACCAGCCTGACTGAGGCAGCCCTACTGGCGCCCGGGACGCCCTGGATATCGTATGCGCTGTTCCATGTCGGGATCATGGATTCAGAAACGCCGCCGGAAAAAACCATGGACTTGGCGAGCAAGGCCTGGCGCCAAGGGCATGATGTCGCGGCATTCGCACGTGCGGCCGCCTTGGCGTATGCTTGGCTAGGCGACTCAGCCAGCGCCTATCGGGCCTTAAACACGCTCGCAAAGAACGATCACGATCCGAATAGCGCCGCATGGGCCGTGCAGTGGCTCAAGCTGTTCGAAAAAGGGGTAACGCGTGATCACTTACTGACTGCGTTGCGTGACGAACCGCTCGCATCACCAGGCTTCAGGCGAATGTATGGCGACGCCCGCTAA
- a CDS encoding GGDEF domain-containing protein — MNLNPAELRDAGLLLQRQNGRTFWHVMSIGCQIALVAHALFALLFYAIDVSLMVWVNGASILIYVAARLALKSRRNSLAMGLIWIEIISHAVLAVALIGWDSGFHYYLMVMLPMIFVSPGAQLRRKLLHGVVLLAIYLALDAYAHAHAPPVTVSHDVLTLLRWFNVSAGFLMLGLLANVYYKAVLASEHRLRAIASTDPLTGALNRRAMVHAVDTALVAGGMSTLLLADIDLFKRINDAFGHEAGDGVLVQVVQAIEASVRPEERVARWGGEEFLICVAGDVEQGAHIAERIRASVEALRNADDDRPLSVSVTIGCATRQPGETFEHCVARADAALYRGKQAGRNRVVIADPSQPTSLS, encoded by the coding sequence ATGAATCTCAACCCTGCGGAGCTGCGCGATGCCGGCCTCCTGCTGCAGCGCCAAAACGGACGCACGTTTTGGCACGTGATGTCGATCGGTTGCCAGATCGCGCTCGTCGCGCACGCGCTTTTCGCGCTGCTCTTCTATGCGATCGACGTGTCGCTGATGGTCTGGGTCAACGGCGCCAGCATACTGATCTATGTCGCTGCCCGCCTGGCGCTGAAGTCGCGCCGCAACAGCCTGGCGATGGGGCTCATCTGGATCGAAATCATCTCGCACGCTGTGTTGGCCGTGGCACTCATCGGATGGGATAGTGGCTTCCACTATTATCTGATGGTGATGCTGCCCATGATCTTCGTGAGCCCCGGCGCGCAGCTGCGACGCAAACTGCTGCATGGCGTTGTGCTGCTCGCGATCTATCTGGCGCTCGATGCCTACGCACACGCGCACGCGCCCCCGGTGACGGTGTCGCATGATGTGCTGACGCTGTTGCGCTGGTTTAACGTCAGCGCCGGCTTCCTGATGCTGGGCTTGCTCGCGAACGTTTATTACAAGGCGGTACTCGCATCGGAACACCGATTGCGCGCCATCGCATCGACCGATCCGCTGACCGGCGCGCTGAACCGCCGGGCAATGGTTCATGCGGTGGATACCGCCCTGGTCGCCGGCGGGATGTCAACGCTGTTACTGGCCGACATAGACCTCTTCAAGCGCATCAACGACGCCTTCGGCCACGAGGCCGGCGACGGCGTACTGGTGCAGGTGGTGCAAGCGATCGAGGCCAGTGTGCGACCGGAGGAACGGGTGGCGCGCTGGGGCGGGGAGGAGTTTCTGATCTGCGTGGCCGGGGACGTTGAACAAGGCGCCCACATCGCCGAACGCATCCGCGCGTCGGTCGAGGCATTGCGGAACGCCGATGACGACCGGCCGCTCTCGGTCAGCGTGACGATCGGCTGCGCCACCCGCCAGCCGGGCGAAACGTTCGAGCACTGCGTGGCCCGTGCCGACGCGGCGCTCTACCGAGGCAAGCAGGCCGGCCGCAACCGCGTGGTGATTGCTGACCCTTCGCAACCCACGTCACTTTCGTAG
- a CDS encoding GNAT family N-acetyltransferase has product MSMSPELPIIRRVLSRDSENIASLMQQLGYEATPSQISDRLRGIQDSSTDLVLVAAIEDSIVGCISLHLLPLFHADGFLGRITSFVIDQQHRRLGVGSTLMRAASEWFSASGCVKIEVTSGDHRSDAHRFYEAQGFSRDRQRFSKRA; this is encoded by the coding sequence ATGAGCATGAGTCCTGAACTACCAATTATCCGAAGGGTGCTTTCTAGGGACAGTGAGAATATTGCCTCGTTGATGCAGCAACTCGGCTACGAGGCCACCCCATCCCAGATTTCGGATAGGCTTCGCGGAATTCAAGATAGCTCGACAGATTTAGTGCTGGTCGCCGCAATCGAGGACAGTATTGTTGGTTGTATCAGTCTCCATTTACTCCCTCTATTCCACGCTGATGGGTTTCTCGGTCGGATAACGAGCTTTGTCATCGACCAACAGCATAGACGCCTGGGCGTTGGATCCACGCTGATGCGCGCAGCCAGCGAATGGTTTTCAGCATCTGGCTGCGTAAAAATCGAGGTGACAAGCGGCGACCACCGCTCGGATGCGCACCGGTTTTATGAGGCGCAGGGATTTTCAAGGGATCGCCAAAGATTTTCAAAGCGGGCGTGA
- a CDS encoding DUF2799 domain-containing protein, with protein sequence MISIARLLLLMLVLPLVLGGCGASMKQRIEACKTGDWNQIGRTDGLDGAPPTFADRKDFCDDHGDDKKPAGEDAGARYTAGWEQGNREMWAAVGAIDGAKGLQQSQYAVRAAGEEVRKRKTPLNQAGYDEGWLKGNSQYWEGIGKREGTDGLPLTKKEDSRARAATAQLRFDEAAYTNGWHAGNRTFWQDAGFTDARNGTPDSRFRDRAAAARDAGVQVQEEVYRTAWNAEIVNYWRNLGAQDAVSGKEFGTRGKEARQKGLKVFESEYRKAWEKRLDDHWRQAGLDDGYGKPFMLEERKASASRDGVFVIPSTRDVYTKAWEEQNAKYCVPENAFERGRANTGMAVEVCRGELRNQLKRAYVSGQDFEVAAMKRAQALNDVNDLESRLYDANRRLGRLERDTRGAQDSKDRQVNEESKKQDRRREQERRELIDYIRRLEWQLDEARRWVERHDMQMQRLRREIY encoded by the coding sequence ATGATCTCTATCGCCCGCCTGCTGCTGCTGATGCTTGTTTTGCCCTTGGTGCTGGGAGGCTGCGGCGCATCGATGAAACAGCGCATAGAAGCTTGCAAGACGGGAGACTGGAACCAGATCGGCAGGACGGACGGTCTTGACGGCGCGCCGCCCACTTTCGCCGACCGCAAGGACTTCTGCGACGATCACGGCGACGACAAAAAGCCCGCCGGCGAAGATGCCGGCGCGCGCTACACGGCCGGTTGGGAGCAGGGCAATCGCGAGATGTGGGCGGCGGTAGGCGCCATCGATGGCGCGAAGGGTTTGCAGCAATCGCAGTACGCGGTGCGCGCGGCCGGCGAGGAAGTCCGCAAGCGCAAGACGCCGTTAAACCAGGCGGGCTACGACGAGGGCTGGTTGAAGGGAAACTCGCAGTACTGGGAAGGCATCGGCAAGCGCGAAGGCACCGACGGCCTGCCGTTGACGAAGAAGGAGGACAGCCGCGCGCGGGCCGCCACCGCGCAACTGCGCTTCGACGAAGCGGCATATACCAACGGCTGGCACGCCGGCAACCGCACGTTCTGGCAGGACGCCGGATTCACCGATGCGCGCAACGGCACGCCGGACAGCCGCTTCCGGGATCGCGCGGCGGCCGCGCGCGACGCCGGGGTGCAGGTGCAGGAGGAAGTGTATCGCACGGCGTGGAACGCGGAGATCGTCAACTACTGGCGGAATCTCGGCGCGCAGGACGCCGTCAGCGGCAAGGAGTTCGGCACGCGCGGCAAGGAGGCGCGTCAAAAGGGTTTGAAGGTTTTCGAGTCCGAGTACCGCAAGGCCTGGGAAAAGCGCCTGGACGACCACTGGCGCCAGGCGGGCCTGGACGACGGCTACGGCAAACCGTTCATGCTGGAGGAGCGCAAGGCCAGCGCCTCGCGCGACGGGGTATTTGTCATACCGTCGACGCGCGACGTCTACACCAAGGCATGGGAAGAGCAGAACGCCAAATACTGCGTGCCGGAGAACGCCTTCGAACGCGGACGCGCCAACACCGGCATGGCGGTGGAGGTATGTCGCGGCGAACTGCGTAACCAGCTAAAGCGCGCGTACGTCAGCGGGCAGGATTTCGAGGTGGCTGCGATGAAACGCGCGCAGGCGCTCAACGACGTCAACGATCTGGAAAGTCGCCTGTACGACGCCAACCGGCGCCTGGGTCGCCTGGAGCGTGACACGCGCGGCGCGCAGGATTCCAAGGACCGCCAAGTCAACGAAGAGTCCAAGAAGCAGGACCGCCGCCGCGAACAGGAAAGGCGCGAGCTGATCGACTACATCCGCCGCCTTGAATGGCAGCTGGACGAAGCGCGCCGCTGGGTCGAGCGTCACGACATGCAAATGCAGCGCCTGCGCCGCGAGATTTACTAA
- a CDS encoding DUF5009 domain-containing protein, protein MRVLAIDAFRGITILVMIFVNTLAGVSGMPPWMGHVAAGVDGMTFPDVVFPAFLFIVGMSIPFAMAQRQAAGDTGWKLWRHVLARAAGMLVFGVFMVNAEAGYNEAAMGMTVHVWSLLFYLCAILVWAVYRFENKQLAFALRLAGAAGLVALALVFRGGPDGNERLAPQWWGILGLIGWAYLYATIAWRLTRARPLPIALTVLACVAWYCVFNTAAVQPSALWTLLGAQSGNAIHTAIALCGVLTTLIFFRDGRPRAHPFGKALLLAAVLAALAFALRPWFTISKIAATPSWALYSAAICVLLFAAMYWLVDLKQQRGWVAFFRPAAANPLLTYILPFIIYALMETLNLAFPSMLGAGMPGLIWAVIYALIVMALVAGLNRLHIKLQL, encoded by the coding sequence TTGCGCGTACTTGCTATCGATGCCTTCCGTGGTATCACCATCCTGGTCATGATCTTTGTAAACACGCTGGCGGGCGTGAGCGGCATGCCGCCCTGGATGGGACACGTGGCCGCCGGCGTCGACGGCATGACCTTTCCCGATGTCGTCTTCCCCGCCTTCCTTTTCATCGTCGGCATGTCGATACCGTTCGCGATGGCGCAGCGCCAGGCGGCGGGCGATACCGGCTGGAAGCTGTGGCGCCACGTGCTGGCCCGCGCCGCCGGCATGCTGGTGTTCGGCGTCTTCATGGTCAACGCGGAAGCGGGCTACAACGAGGCGGCGATGGGCATGACCGTCCACGTCTGGTCGCTGCTGTTCTACCTTTGCGCGATACTGGTGTGGGCGGTCTACCGCTTCGAAAACAAGCAGCTGGCCTTCGCGCTGCGCTTGGCCGGCGCGGCCGGACTGGTCGCGCTGGCGCTGGTTTTTCGCGGCGGACCGGATGGCAACGAGAGGTTGGCGCCGCAATGGTGGGGCATACTTGGGCTGATCGGCTGGGCGTACCTGTATGCGACCATCGCCTGGCGCCTGACCCGCGCGCGTCCGCTGCCGATCGCGCTGACGGTGCTCGCCTGCGTCGCGTGGTACTGCGTGTTCAACACGGCTGCCGTGCAGCCCTCGGCGCTGTGGACGCTGCTGGGTGCCCAATCCGGCAACGCGATCCACACCGCCATCGCGTTATGCGGCGTGCTGACGACCTTGATCTTCTTCCGCGATGGCCGCCCGCGCGCCCACCCTTTCGGCAAGGCGCTGCTGTTGGCGGCGGTGCTGGCGGCGCTGGCGTTCGCGCTGCGGCCCTGGTTCACGATATCGAAGATCGCCGCGACGCCGAGTTGGGCGCTGTACAGCGCCGCGATCTGCGTGCTGCTGTTCGCGGCGATGTACTGGCTGGTGGACTTGAAACAGCAGCGCGGCTGGGTGGCGTTCTTCCGGCCGGCGGCCGCCAATCCCCTGCTCACCTATATCCTCCCCTTCATCATCTACGCGCTGATGGAGACGCTGAACCTGGCCTTCCCTTCCATGCTGGGCGCCGGCATGCCGGGCCTGATCTGGGCGGTGATCTACGCCCTGATCGTCATGGCGCTGGTCGCCGGCCTCAACCGCCTGCACATCAAACTGCAACTCTAA
- a CDS encoding heparan-alpha-glucosaminide N-acetyltransferase domain-containing protein — protein MRINSIDAVRGLTVAAMLLVNNAGDWSNIYPWFEHAHWHGCTPADLIFPTFLLIVGVSLHLALGRQLDADAGPLARKALARTVLLRGARIFLLGLALNAISTLMMDGRPFRLLGVLQRIGICFAAAGLLAIYVRGARAQWAILVAILLGYWGMLVAGGSLEPNLNLADRIDSALLGPLSYQYDAATGLAHEPEGILSTLPSLATVILGLRAGAWLRYGRIRQLAIGGVVALAAGGVWSLLLPLNKQLWTSSFVLWTGGFGMLAIAVAYQLIDVRGWPPLGRSMGINAIAAYAGSWIATCLLAYSGVLTPLYQNVFATPITPLLGPAAASLAFAACFTAVFWLATVYAEKRGWRITI, from the coding sequence ATGCGCATTAACTCTATCGACGCCGTACGAGGCCTGACCGTGGCCGCCATGCTCTTGGTGAACAACGCGGGTGACTGGTCAAACATCTACCCCTGGTTCGAGCACGCACACTGGCACGGCTGCACGCCGGCGGACTTGATCTTCCCTACCTTCCTGCTGATCGTCGGCGTGTCGCTCCACTTGGCGCTGGGCCGGCAACTGGACGCCGACGCCGGTCCGCTCGCGCGCAAGGCGCTGGCCCGTACGGTGTTGCTGCGCGGCGCGCGCATCTTCCTGCTCGGTCTCGCCCTCAACGCCATCTCCACGCTGATGATGGATGGACGTCCATTCCGCCTGCTCGGCGTGCTGCAGCGGATCGGCATCTGCTTCGCGGCGGCGGGCCTGCTGGCCATCTACGTGCGCGGCGCGCGGGCGCAGTGGGCGATCCTGGTCGCGATACTGCTGGGGTATTGGGGAATGCTGGTCGCCGGGGGTTCGCTGGAGCCGAACCTGAATCTGGCCGACCGCATCGACAGCGCGCTGCTCGGCCCACTGTCCTATCAATACGATGCGGCGACGGGACTGGCGCACGAACCCGAGGGCATCTTGAGCACGCTGCCGTCGCTGGCGACGGTCATCCTCGGTTTGCGGGCGGGCGCCTGGCTGCGCTACGGCCGGATTCGCCAGCTTGCCATTGGCGGCGTGGTGGCGCTGGCCGCCGGCGGCGTGTGGTCGCTGCTGCTGCCGCTGAACAAACAACTGTGGACGTCGTCGTTCGTCCTGTGGACGGGCGGTTTCGGCATGCTGGCCATCGCCGTCGCCTACCAGTTGATCGACGTGCGCGGCTGGCCGCCGCTGGGCCGCTCGATGGGCATCAACGCCATCGCCGCCTACGCCGGATCGTGGATCGCCACTTGCCTGCTGGCCTATAGCGGTGTCCTGACGCCGTTATATCAAAATGTCTTCGCCACGCCGATTACGCCGCTACTCGGGCCGGCGGCGGCATCGCTGGCCTTCGCGGCCTGCTTCACCGCCGTCTTCTGGCTGGCGACGGTGTACGCGGAAAAACGCGGCTGGCGCATCACGATTTAA